A window of Strigops habroptila isolate Jane chromosome 5, bStrHab1.2.pri, whole genome shotgun sequence contains these coding sequences:
- the NFKB2 gene encoding nuclear factor NF-kappa-B p100 subunit isoform X1: MGTPTANASLRLPRREGCRGCYSPGELPPAREKDGRLWGSRSCLGPGQLGGDIPVREAGGRPRADMDEHFQPCLDGIDYDDFSFGSHMMEQKEPVMETVEGPYLVIIEQPKQRGFRFRYGCEGPSHGGLPGASSEKGRKTYPTVKICNYMGMARIEVDLVTHSDPPRVHAHSLVGKQCNEAGNCVAIVGPKDMTAQFSNLGVLHVTKKNMMEIMKEKLKQQKMRNRSHMLTEAELREIELEAKELKKVMDLSIVRLRFTAYLRDSSGNFTLALQPVISDPIHDSKSPGASNLKISRMDKTAGSVRGGDEVYLLCDKVQKDDIEVRFYEDDENGWQAFGDFSPTDVHKQYAIVFRTPPYHKPKIDRPVTVFLQLKRKRGGDVSDSKQFTYYPVVEDKEEVERKRKKVLPQFPQHFGGGSHMGGAGGGAGGFGSGGGGNLSFPYSPGLAYNSIYSPGPHPVGGYQGGVQMKGPEAEGPGSNGQAPAESTYCKELQKHAQLCQLWMLALARRNAHALLDYSVTADPRVLLAVQRHLAASQDENGDTPLHLAIIHEQTAVIKQLIEVVVSIPSLGIINISNNLQQTPLHLAVITKQPQVVQLLLQAHADPTLLDRYGNSLLHLALQAGNEEVLRTLLAHLGSAAPYLLHLPNFHGLLPVHLAVKAKSLACLDLLVRKGADVNAVERQGGRTPLHLAVEMENLNMATHLVKKLGADVNRRTFAGNTPLHLAAGLGSPTLTKLLLKAGADVLCENDEPVSPSSSEASSDTDADSEEQEQAMELGELPPAVEHSSNPEPPVQGHGQAGHRLRRCHAPLDLTRSQKVREILLQASQQGPKAELPTAPQPGKVLSLDSEALQGLEQLLNQDCSGSDWIELAKRLGLCSLVETYKDTPSPSVSLLRSYELAGGSLGGLLEALDSMGLRKAVRMLHKTEALEKLQSTELKEDSAYGSESVEEEQAPALALKPGGELPHSQQPQVH; this comes from the exons ATGGGAACACCGACGGCAAATGCCTCTCTCAGGCTGCCACGGCGGGAAGGATGCAGGGGCTGCTAC AGCCCTGGTGAGCTTCCCCCGGCCAGGGAGAAGGATGGCAGGCTTTGGGGCAGCCGCTCCTGTTTGGGGCCAGGGCAGCTTGGAGGAGACATCCCTGTGCGGGAG GCCGGCGGCCGGCCCCGCGCAGACATGGACGAGCACTTCCAGCCC TGCCTGGATGGGATTGACTATGATGACTTCAGTTTCGGCTCCCACATGATGGAGCAGAAAGAGCCCGTGATGGAGACAG TGGAAGGTCCCTACCTTGTCATCATCGAGCAGCCAAAGCAG CGGGGGTTCCGTTTTCGATATGGCTGCGAGGGCCCATCCCATGGGGGGCTGCCGGGAGCATCCAGCGAGAAGGGGCGCAAGACCTATCCCACTGTTAAG ATATGCAACTACATGGGGATGGCCCGGATCGAGGTGGACCTGGTGACGCACAGCGACCCTCCCCGTGTGCATGCCCACAGCCTGGTGGGCAAGCAGTGCAATGAGGCCGGCAACTGCGTCGCGATTGTGGGACCCAAGGACATGACAGCTCA GTTCAGCAACCTGGGAGTGCTCCATGTCACCAAGAAGAATATGATGGAGATcatgaaggaaaagctgaagcagcagaagatgCGCAACAGGAGCCATATGCTGACGG AAGCAGAGCTGCGTGAAATTGAGCTAGAGGCAAAGGAGCTGAAGAAGGTGATGGACCTGAGCATCGTGCGTTTGCGCTTCACCGCCTACCTCCGCGACAGCAGCGGGAACTTCACGCTGGCCCTCCAGCCTGTCATCTCAGACCCCATCCATGACAGCA AGTCCCCAGGAGCTTCCAACCTGAAGATCTCACGGATGGATAAGACAGCAGGCTCCGTGCGGGGTGGGGACGAGGTCTACTTGCTGTGTGATAAAGTTCAGAAAG aTGACATTGAGGTGCGTTTCTATGAGGATGATGAGAATGGCTGGCAGGCTTTTGGAGACTTCTCCCCCACTGATGTGCACAAGCAG TACGCCATTGTCTTCCGCACACCCCCCTACCACAAGCCCAAGATCGACCGTCCAGTCACCgtcttcctgcagctgaagcGGAAGCGGGGAGGGGACGTGAGTGACTCCAAGCAGTTCACCTACTACCCCGTGGTGGAAG ATAAGGAAGAAGTGGAGAGGAAGCGCAAGAAAgtcctgcctcagtttccccagcacTTTGGTGGGGGCTCACACATGGGAGGTGCCGGTGGTGGGGCCGGGGGCTTCGGCTCTGGAGGAG GTGGGAACCTCAGCTTCCCCTACTCCCCGGGGCTGGCCTACAACAGCATCTACTCACCTGGCCCCCACCCCGTGGGGGGCTACCAGGGGGGTGTGCAAATGAAGGGCCCCGAGGCGGAGGGGCCTGGTAGCAACGGGCAGGCGCCTGCGGAGAGCACGTACTGcaaggagctgcagaagcacG cccagctctgccagctgtgGATGCTGGCACTGGCCCGTCGCAATGCCCATGCCCTGCTCGACTACTCGGTCACCGCTGACCCCCGTGTGCTGCTGGCAGTCCAGAGGCACCTGGCTGCATCACAGGATGAGAACGGAGACAC gCCTTTGCACCTTGCTATTATCCATGAGCAGACAGCTGTGATCAAGCAGCTGATCGAGGTTGTTGTTAGCATCCCGAGCCTGGGTATCATCAACATCTCCAACAACCTGCAGCAG ACGCCACTGCATCTGGCAGTCATCACCAAGCAGCCCCAAGTggtccagctcctgctgcaagCCCATGCTGACCCCACCTTGCTGGACCGCTACGGCAATTCCCTGCTGCACTTGGCACTCCAGGCTGGCAATGAGGAGGTGCTGAGGACACTGCTGGCCCACCTGGGCTCGGCTGCCCCTTACCTGCTCCATCTGCCCAATTTCCATG GCCTCCTGCCTGTGCACTTGGCTGTGAAGGCAAAGAGTCTGGCCTGCCTGGACTTGCTGGTCAGGAAGGGAGCGGATGTGAACGCGGTGGAGAGGCAGGGTGGGAGGACCCCTCTGCACCTGGCTGTGGAGATGGAGAACCTCAACATGGCCACCCACCTGGTGAAGAAG CTGGGAGCAGATGTCAACAGACGGACTTTTGCCGGGAATACCCCCCTGCACCTGGCTGCTGGCCTGGGCTCGCCCACCCTCACCAAGCTGCTCCTCAAAGCTG GGGCGGACGTGCTGTGTGAGAACGACGAGCCTGTGAGCCCGTCCTCATCAGAGGCCAGCAGCGACACAGACGCTGACTccgaggagcaggagcaggccatggagctgggggagctgcCCCCAGCCGTGGAGCACAGCTCCAACCCCGAGCCCCCTGTGCAGGGTcatgggcaggcagggcacagaCTGCGCCGCTGCCACGCGCCCCTGGACCTCACTCGGAGCCAGAAG GTGCGGGAGATCCTGCTGCAGGCCTCCCAGCAGGGCCCCAAGGCAGAGCTGCCCACTGCCCCCCAGCCAG GGAAGGTCCTGTCCCTGGACAGTGAGGCattgcaggggctggagcagctgctgaacCAGGACTGCAGCGGGTCAGATTGGATCGAGCTGGCCAAGCGCCTGGGGCTCTGCAGCCTGGTGGAGACCTACAAGGACACTCCATCACCCAGCGTCAGCCTCCTGCGCAGCTATGAG ctggcGGGGGGCAGCCTGGGGGGGCTGCTGGAGGCGCTGGACTCCATGGGGCTCCGCAAAGCCGTGAGGATGCTCCACAAAACCGAGGCGCTGGAGAAGTTGCAAAGCACAG AGCTGAAGGAAGACAGTGCCTATGGCAGTGAGTCGGTGGAGGAGGAACAGGCACCCGCACTGGCCCTGAAGCCAGGAGGCgagctgccccacagccagcaGCCACAGGTGCACTGA
- the NFKB2 gene encoding nuclear factor NF-kappa-B p100 subunit isoform X3, with product MLGLDGLLRPASSSPAGGRPRADMDEHFQPCLDGIDYDDFSFGSHMMEQKEPVMETVEGPYLVIIEQPKQRGFRFRYGCEGPSHGGLPGASSEKGRKTYPTVKICNYMGMARIEVDLVTHSDPPRVHAHSLVGKQCNEAGNCVAIVGPKDMTAQFSNLGVLHVTKKNMMEIMKEKLKQQKMRNRSHMLTEAELREIELEAKELKKVMDLSIVRLRFTAYLRDSSGNFTLALQPVISDPIHDSKSPGASNLKISRMDKTAGSVRGGDEVYLLCDKVQKDDIEVRFYEDDENGWQAFGDFSPTDVHKQYAIVFRTPPYHKPKIDRPVTVFLQLKRKRGGDVSDSKQFTYYPVVEDKEEVERKRKKVLPQFPQHFGGGSHMGGAGGGAGGFGSGGGGNLSFPYSPGLAYNSIYSPGPHPVGGYQGGVQMKGPEAEGPGSNGQAPAESTYCKELQKHAQLCQLWMLALARRNAHALLDYSVTADPRVLLAVQRHLAASQDENGDTPLHLAIIHEQTAVIKQLIEVVVSIPSLGIINISNNLQQTPLHLAVITKQPQVVQLLLQAHADPTLLDRYGNSLLHLALQAGNEEVLRTLLAHLGSAAPYLLHLPNFHGLLPVHLAVKAKSLACLDLLVRKGADVNAVERQGGRTPLHLAVEMENLNMATHLVKKLGADVNRRTFAGNTPLHLAAGLGSPTLTKLLLKAGADVLCENDEPVSPSSSEASSDTDADSEEQEQAMELGELPPAVEHSSNPEPPVQGHGQAGHRLRRCHAPLDLTRSQKVREILLQASQQGPKAELPTAPQPGKVLSLDSEALQGLEQLLNQDCSGSDWIELAKRLGLCSLVETYKDTPSPSVSLLRSYELAGGSLGGLLEALDSMGLRKAVRMLHKTEALEKLQSTELKEDSAYGSESVEEEQAPALALKPGGELPHSQQPQVH from the exons GCCGGCGGCCGGCCCCGCGCAGACATGGACGAGCACTTCCAGCCC TGCCTGGATGGGATTGACTATGATGACTTCAGTTTCGGCTCCCACATGATGGAGCAGAAAGAGCCCGTGATGGAGACAG TGGAAGGTCCCTACCTTGTCATCATCGAGCAGCCAAAGCAG CGGGGGTTCCGTTTTCGATATGGCTGCGAGGGCCCATCCCATGGGGGGCTGCCGGGAGCATCCAGCGAGAAGGGGCGCAAGACCTATCCCACTGTTAAG ATATGCAACTACATGGGGATGGCCCGGATCGAGGTGGACCTGGTGACGCACAGCGACCCTCCCCGTGTGCATGCCCACAGCCTGGTGGGCAAGCAGTGCAATGAGGCCGGCAACTGCGTCGCGATTGTGGGACCCAAGGACATGACAGCTCA GTTCAGCAACCTGGGAGTGCTCCATGTCACCAAGAAGAATATGATGGAGATcatgaaggaaaagctgaagcagcagaagatgCGCAACAGGAGCCATATGCTGACGG AAGCAGAGCTGCGTGAAATTGAGCTAGAGGCAAAGGAGCTGAAGAAGGTGATGGACCTGAGCATCGTGCGTTTGCGCTTCACCGCCTACCTCCGCGACAGCAGCGGGAACTTCACGCTGGCCCTCCAGCCTGTCATCTCAGACCCCATCCATGACAGCA AGTCCCCAGGAGCTTCCAACCTGAAGATCTCACGGATGGATAAGACAGCAGGCTCCGTGCGGGGTGGGGACGAGGTCTACTTGCTGTGTGATAAAGTTCAGAAAG aTGACATTGAGGTGCGTTTCTATGAGGATGATGAGAATGGCTGGCAGGCTTTTGGAGACTTCTCCCCCACTGATGTGCACAAGCAG TACGCCATTGTCTTCCGCACACCCCCCTACCACAAGCCCAAGATCGACCGTCCAGTCACCgtcttcctgcagctgaagcGGAAGCGGGGAGGGGACGTGAGTGACTCCAAGCAGTTCACCTACTACCCCGTGGTGGAAG ATAAGGAAGAAGTGGAGAGGAAGCGCAAGAAAgtcctgcctcagtttccccagcacTTTGGTGGGGGCTCACACATGGGAGGTGCCGGTGGTGGGGCCGGGGGCTTCGGCTCTGGAGGAG GTGGGAACCTCAGCTTCCCCTACTCCCCGGGGCTGGCCTACAACAGCATCTACTCACCTGGCCCCCACCCCGTGGGGGGCTACCAGGGGGGTGTGCAAATGAAGGGCCCCGAGGCGGAGGGGCCTGGTAGCAACGGGCAGGCGCCTGCGGAGAGCACGTACTGcaaggagctgcagaagcacG cccagctctgccagctgtgGATGCTGGCACTGGCCCGTCGCAATGCCCATGCCCTGCTCGACTACTCGGTCACCGCTGACCCCCGTGTGCTGCTGGCAGTCCAGAGGCACCTGGCTGCATCACAGGATGAGAACGGAGACAC gCCTTTGCACCTTGCTATTATCCATGAGCAGACAGCTGTGATCAAGCAGCTGATCGAGGTTGTTGTTAGCATCCCGAGCCTGGGTATCATCAACATCTCCAACAACCTGCAGCAG ACGCCACTGCATCTGGCAGTCATCACCAAGCAGCCCCAAGTggtccagctcctgctgcaagCCCATGCTGACCCCACCTTGCTGGACCGCTACGGCAATTCCCTGCTGCACTTGGCACTCCAGGCTGGCAATGAGGAGGTGCTGAGGACACTGCTGGCCCACCTGGGCTCGGCTGCCCCTTACCTGCTCCATCTGCCCAATTTCCATG GCCTCCTGCCTGTGCACTTGGCTGTGAAGGCAAAGAGTCTGGCCTGCCTGGACTTGCTGGTCAGGAAGGGAGCGGATGTGAACGCGGTGGAGAGGCAGGGTGGGAGGACCCCTCTGCACCTGGCTGTGGAGATGGAGAACCTCAACATGGCCACCCACCTGGTGAAGAAG CTGGGAGCAGATGTCAACAGACGGACTTTTGCCGGGAATACCCCCCTGCACCTGGCTGCTGGCCTGGGCTCGCCCACCCTCACCAAGCTGCTCCTCAAAGCTG GGGCGGACGTGCTGTGTGAGAACGACGAGCCTGTGAGCCCGTCCTCATCAGAGGCCAGCAGCGACACAGACGCTGACTccgaggagcaggagcaggccatggagctgggggagctgcCCCCAGCCGTGGAGCACAGCTCCAACCCCGAGCCCCCTGTGCAGGGTcatgggcaggcagggcacagaCTGCGCCGCTGCCACGCGCCCCTGGACCTCACTCGGAGCCAGAAG GTGCGGGAGATCCTGCTGCAGGCCTCCCAGCAGGGCCCCAAGGCAGAGCTGCCCACTGCCCCCCAGCCAG GGAAGGTCCTGTCCCTGGACAGTGAGGCattgcaggggctggagcagctgctgaacCAGGACTGCAGCGGGTCAGATTGGATCGAGCTGGCCAAGCGCCTGGGGCTCTGCAGCCTGGTGGAGACCTACAAGGACACTCCATCACCCAGCGTCAGCCTCCTGCGCAGCTATGAG ctggcGGGGGGCAGCCTGGGGGGGCTGCTGGAGGCGCTGGACTCCATGGGGCTCCGCAAAGCCGTGAGGATGCTCCACAAAACCGAGGCGCTGGAGAAGTTGCAAAGCACAG AGCTGAAGGAAGACAGTGCCTATGGCAGTGAGTCGGTGGAGGAGGAACAGGCACCCGCACTGGCCCTGAAGCCAGGAGGCgagctgccccacagccagcaGCCACAGGTGCACTGA
- the NFKB2 gene encoding nuclear factor NF-kappa-B p100 subunit isoform X2, with protein sequence MFPSGKEGMGTPTANASLRLPRREGCRGCYAGGRPRADMDEHFQPCLDGIDYDDFSFGSHMMEQKEPVMETVEGPYLVIIEQPKQRGFRFRYGCEGPSHGGLPGASSEKGRKTYPTVKICNYMGMARIEVDLVTHSDPPRVHAHSLVGKQCNEAGNCVAIVGPKDMTAQFSNLGVLHVTKKNMMEIMKEKLKQQKMRNRSHMLTEAELREIELEAKELKKVMDLSIVRLRFTAYLRDSSGNFTLALQPVISDPIHDSKSPGASNLKISRMDKTAGSVRGGDEVYLLCDKVQKDDIEVRFYEDDENGWQAFGDFSPTDVHKQYAIVFRTPPYHKPKIDRPVTVFLQLKRKRGGDVSDSKQFTYYPVVEDKEEVERKRKKVLPQFPQHFGGGSHMGGAGGGAGGFGSGGGGNLSFPYSPGLAYNSIYSPGPHPVGGYQGGVQMKGPEAEGPGSNGQAPAESTYCKELQKHAQLCQLWMLALARRNAHALLDYSVTADPRVLLAVQRHLAASQDENGDTPLHLAIIHEQTAVIKQLIEVVVSIPSLGIINISNNLQQTPLHLAVITKQPQVVQLLLQAHADPTLLDRYGNSLLHLALQAGNEEVLRTLLAHLGSAAPYLLHLPNFHGLLPVHLAVKAKSLACLDLLVRKGADVNAVERQGGRTPLHLAVEMENLNMATHLVKKLGADVNRRTFAGNTPLHLAAGLGSPTLTKLLLKAGADVLCENDEPVSPSSSEASSDTDADSEEQEQAMELGELPPAVEHSSNPEPPVQGHGQAGHRLRRCHAPLDLTRSQKVREILLQASQQGPKAELPTAPQPGKVLSLDSEALQGLEQLLNQDCSGSDWIELAKRLGLCSLVETYKDTPSPSVSLLRSYELAGGSLGGLLEALDSMGLRKAVRMLHKTEALEKLQSTELKEDSAYGSESVEEEQAPALALKPGGELPHSQQPQVH encoded by the exons ATGTTTCCTAGCGGGAAAGAGGGAATGGGAACACCGACGGCAAATGCCTCTCTCAGGCTGCCACGGCGGGAAGGATGCAGGGGCTGCTAC GCCGGCGGCCGGCCCCGCGCAGACATGGACGAGCACTTCCAGCCC TGCCTGGATGGGATTGACTATGATGACTTCAGTTTCGGCTCCCACATGATGGAGCAGAAAGAGCCCGTGATGGAGACAG TGGAAGGTCCCTACCTTGTCATCATCGAGCAGCCAAAGCAG CGGGGGTTCCGTTTTCGATATGGCTGCGAGGGCCCATCCCATGGGGGGCTGCCGGGAGCATCCAGCGAGAAGGGGCGCAAGACCTATCCCACTGTTAAG ATATGCAACTACATGGGGATGGCCCGGATCGAGGTGGACCTGGTGACGCACAGCGACCCTCCCCGTGTGCATGCCCACAGCCTGGTGGGCAAGCAGTGCAATGAGGCCGGCAACTGCGTCGCGATTGTGGGACCCAAGGACATGACAGCTCA GTTCAGCAACCTGGGAGTGCTCCATGTCACCAAGAAGAATATGATGGAGATcatgaaggaaaagctgaagcagcagaagatgCGCAACAGGAGCCATATGCTGACGG AAGCAGAGCTGCGTGAAATTGAGCTAGAGGCAAAGGAGCTGAAGAAGGTGATGGACCTGAGCATCGTGCGTTTGCGCTTCACCGCCTACCTCCGCGACAGCAGCGGGAACTTCACGCTGGCCCTCCAGCCTGTCATCTCAGACCCCATCCATGACAGCA AGTCCCCAGGAGCTTCCAACCTGAAGATCTCACGGATGGATAAGACAGCAGGCTCCGTGCGGGGTGGGGACGAGGTCTACTTGCTGTGTGATAAAGTTCAGAAAG aTGACATTGAGGTGCGTTTCTATGAGGATGATGAGAATGGCTGGCAGGCTTTTGGAGACTTCTCCCCCACTGATGTGCACAAGCAG TACGCCATTGTCTTCCGCACACCCCCCTACCACAAGCCCAAGATCGACCGTCCAGTCACCgtcttcctgcagctgaagcGGAAGCGGGGAGGGGACGTGAGTGACTCCAAGCAGTTCACCTACTACCCCGTGGTGGAAG ATAAGGAAGAAGTGGAGAGGAAGCGCAAGAAAgtcctgcctcagtttccccagcacTTTGGTGGGGGCTCACACATGGGAGGTGCCGGTGGTGGGGCCGGGGGCTTCGGCTCTGGAGGAG GTGGGAACCTCAGCTTCCCCTACTCCCCGGGGCTGGCCTACAACAGCATCTACTCACCTGGCCCCCACCCCGTGGGGGGCTACCAGGGGGGTGTGCAAATGAAGGGCCCCGAGGCGGAGGGGCCTGGTAGCAACGGGCAGGCGCCTGCGGAGAGCACGTACTGcaaggagctgcagaagcacG cccagctctgccagctgtgGATGCTGGCACTGGCCCGTCGCAATGCCCATGCCCTGCTCGACTACTCGGTCACCGCTGACCCCCGTGTGCTGCTGGCAGTCCAGAGGCACCTGGCTGCATCACAGGATGAGAACGGAGACAC gCCTTTGCACCTTGCTATTATCCATGAGCAGACAGCTGTGATCAAGCAGCTGATCGAGGTTGTTGTTAGCATCCCGAGCCTGGGTATCATCAACATCTCCAACAACCTGCAGCAG ACGCCACTGCATCTGGCAGTCATCACCAAGCAGCCCCAAGTggtccagctcctgctgcaagCCCATGCTGACCCCACCTTGCTGGACCGCTACGGCAATTCCCTGCTGCACTTGGCACTCCAGGCTGGCAATGAGGAGGTGCTGAGGACACTGCTGGCCCACCTGGGCTCGGCTGCCCCTTACCTGCTCCATCTGCCCAATTTCCATG GCCTCCTGCCTGTGCACTTGGCTGTGAAGGCAAAGAGTCTGGCCTGCCTGGACTTGCTGGTCAGGAAGGGAGCGGATGTGAACGCGGTGGAGAGGCAGGGTGGGAGGACCCCTCTGCACCTGGCTGTGGAGATGGAGAACCTCAACATGGCCACCCACCTGGTGAAGAAG CTGGGAGCAGATGTCAACAGACGGACTTTTGCCGGGAATACCCCCCTGCACCTGGCTGCTGGCCTGGGCTCGCCCACCCTCACCAAGCTGCTCCTCAAAGCTG GGGCGGACGTGCTGTGTGAGAACGACGAGCCTGTGAGCCCGTCCTCATCAGAGGCCAGCAGCGACACAGACGCTGACTccgaggagcaggagcaggccatggagctgggggagctgcCCCCAGCCGTGGAGCACAGCTCCAACCCCGAGCCCCCTGTGCAGGGTcatgggcaggcagggcacagaCTGCGCCGCTGCCACGCGCCCCTGGACCTCACTCGGAGCCAGAAG GTGCGGGAGATCCTGCTGCAGGCCTCCCAGCAGGGCCCCAAGGCAGAGCTGCCCACTGCCCCCCAGCCAG GGAAGGTCCTGTCCCTGGACAGTGAGGCattgcaggggctggagcagctgctgaacCAGGACTGCAGCGGGTCAGATTGGATCGAGCTGGCCAAGCGCCTGGGGCTCTGCAGCCTGGTGGAGACCTACAAGGACACTCCATCACCCAGCGTCAGCCTCCTGCGCAGCTATGAG ctggcGGGGGGCAGCCTGGGGGGGCTGCTGGAGGCGCTGGACTCCATGGGGCTCCGCAAAGCCGTGAGGATGCTCCACAAAACCGAGGCGCTGGAGAAGTTGCAAAGCACAG AGCTGAAGGAAGACAGTGCCTATGGCAGTGAGTCGGTGGAGGAGGAACAGGCACCCGCACTGGCCCTGAAGCCAGGAGGCgagctgccccacagccagcaGCCACAGGTGCACTGA